In Hasllibacter sp. MH4015, the following proteins share a genomic window:
- a CDS encoding riboflavin synthase, translating into MFTGIITDLGAVRALEHRGDLRARIGTSYDMKNVDMGASIACDGVCLTVVAMGADWFDVDISAETVSKTNVGGWAEGGRLNLERALKVGDELGGHIVSGHVDGVAEIVGMQDDGDSTRFKFRAPKDLARFIAPKGSVALNGTSLTVNEVDGVDFGVNIIPHTKSVTTWGGAKIGDPVNLEIDTLARYVARLVDWKG; encoded by the coding sequence ATGTTCACAGGCATCATCACCGATCTGGGCGCGGTGCGCGCGCTGGAACATCGCGGCGATCTGCGGGCGCGGATCGGCACGTCCTATGACATGAAAAATGTGGATATGGGCGCCTCCATCGCGTGTGACGGCGTGTGCCTGACGGTGGTGGCGATGGGCGCGGATTGGTTCGATGTCGATATTTCGGCGGAAACGGTATCGAAAACCAACGTAGGCGGCTGGGCGGAGGGCGGTCGCCTGAACCTGGAGCGCGCGCTGAAAGTGGGGGATGAGCTGGGCGGGCATATCGTGTCGGGCCATGTGGACGGCGTGGCGGAGATCGTGGGGATGCAGGACGACGGGGACTCGACGCGCTTCAAGTTCCGCGCGCCCAAGGATCTGGCCCGTTTCATAGCGCCCAAGGGCTCCGTCGCGCTGAACGGGACGTCGTTGACCGTGAATGAGGTCGATGGGGTGGACTTCGGGGTAAACATCATCCCCCACACGAAATCGGTGACGACCTGGGGCGGGGCCAAGATCGGCGATCCGGTGAACCTGGAGATCGACACGCTGGCGCGTTACGTCGCCCGGCTTGTCGATTGGAAGGGTTAG
- a CDS encoding capsule biosynthesis protein, translated as MAPSHAHRSFLFLQGPHGPFFRRLAEMMERAGAAIWRVGFNRGDQAFWPDRATYIPFNDAADAWPDRIAVLLDEKSITDLVLYGDTRPIHAEAIEAARARGITVHVFEEGYLRPYWVTYERGGANGHSRLMETSVAQMRRALKDLDLDLPDAPAKWGDMRQHVFYGAVYHGFVLLANKAYATFRPHRALSVRQEFRLYLRRLALMPFLWMDRVQATYRIKTGGFPYHLALLQLAHDASFRDHGPFEDMAEFLEVLIAGFADGAPAHHHLVFKAHPLEDGRTPIRADIRRIATRHGVSDRIHYVRGGKLARLLNDARSAVTVNSTAAQQALWRGLPLKAFGQAVYLKPEFVSDQSLPAFFQEPTRPDSRAYRDYRHYLLETSQISGSYYSARGRRQLLRQVVDMMLSSEDPYDALDAGRPAPRQHLSLVK; from the coding sequence ATGGCGCCAAGCCACGCCCACCGATCGTTCCTGTTCCTGCAAGGCCCCCACGGGCCCTTCTTCCGCCGCCTGGCGGAGATGATGGAACGTGCGGGTGCCGCGATCTGGCGGGTCGGGTTCAACCGCGGCGATCAGGCCTTCTGGCCCGACCGGGCGACCTACATCCCGTTCAACGACGCGGCCGATGCCTGGCCGGACCGCATTGCGGTGCTGCTTGACGAGAAGTCGATCACCGACCTGGTGCTCTACGGCGACACGCGCCCGATCCATGCCGAGGCGATCGAGGCGGCGCGCGCCCGCGGCATCACGGTCCATGTGTTCGAGGAGGGCTACCTGCGCCCCTATTGGGTCACGTATGAACGGGGCGGGGCCAATGGCCATTCCCGCTTGATGGAGACCTCCGTGGCGCAGATGCGCCGTGCGCTCAAGGATCTCGACCTCGACCTGCCCGACGCGCCCGCCAAATGGGGCGACATGCGCCAGCACGTCTTCTATGGCGCGGTCTATCACGGCTTCGTCCTGCTGGCCAACAAGGCCTATGCCACCTTCCGCCCGCACCGTGCGCTGAGCGTGCGGCAGGAATTCCGCCTCTACCTGCGTCGCCTCGCCCTGATGCCGTTTTTGTGGATGGACCGGGTGCAGGCCACCTACCGGATCAAGACCGGCGGCTTCCCCTATCACCTTGCACTGCTGCAACTGGCCCACGACGCCAGCTTCCGCGACCACGGCCCGTTCGAGGATATGGCCGAATTTCTGGAGGTTCTGATTGCGGGCTTCGCCGATGGCGCACCGGCGCACCACCACCTTGTCTTCAAGGCGCATCCGCTGGAGGACGGCCGCACACCGATCCGGGCCGATATTCGCCGGATCGCCACGCGCCACGGCGTCAGCGACCGCATTCACTACGTGCGTGGCGGCAAGCTTGCGCGGCTCCTGAATGATGCACGGTCCGCCGTGACCGTGAACTCCACCGCCGCGCAGCAGGCGCTGTGGCGCGGACTTCCGCTCAAGGCCTTCGGGCAGGCCGTCTACCTCAAGCCGGAATTCGTCTCGGACCAGTCCTTGCCCGCATTTTTCCAGGAACCGACCCGTCCAGACAGCCGCGCCTACCGCGATTATCGCCATTATCTGTTGGAGACGTCGCAGATTTCCGGCAGCTACTATTCGGCCCGCGGGCGCAGGCAGCTTTTGCGCCAGGTCGTGGACATGATGCTCAGCTCCGAGGACCCCTATGATGCCCTTGACGCTGGCAGACCGGCACCAAGGCAACACCTTTCACTGGTTAAATAA
- a CDS encoding polysaccharide biosynthesis/export family protein, with product MTSTVPRFARMAALITCVVAVGACDVLTRVLPSAGPTRNQILEGSVQRQGDAFVVEVNQRVTAATSLVPALGFPQELLNAGVSNTDVIRPGDTLTLTVFENVSDGLLANEGANASSLSTLQVDSSGFIFIPYAGRIRAAGNTPEQLREVITRSLDEQTPDPQVIVVREAGNGATVVVAGDVASQGIFPIEQPTRTLSGMLAAAGGTSVNDEIARVTVVRGGHSGTVWYQDIFRDPSIDIALRPDDRILVEEDSRRFTALGATGAQTVVPFDTQVISAIDAIASVGGLSPTQADPTGVFILRNEPEELAELVLARNDLTGTQRMIYVLDLTAPTGMFEARDFVIRDGDTVYVTSAPITQFNTAISALTGTLTSVTGVGDALQGTSN from the coding sequence GTGACATCGACGGTTCCCCGTTTCGCGCGCATGGCCGCGCTCATCACCTGTGTGGTGGCTGTTGGCGCGTGTGACGTCCTCACCCGCGTCCTGCCCTCCGCCGGGCCGACCCGCAACCAGATCCTCGAAGGATCGGTCCAACGACAGGGCGATGCCTTCGTGGTGGAGGTCAACCAGCGCGTGACCGCCGCAACATCGCTGGTCCCCGCGCTCGGCTTCCCGCAGGAATTGCTCAATGCGGGCGTCTCCAACACCGACGTGATCCGCCCCGGCGACACGCTGACCCTGACCGTGTTCGAGAATGTCAGCGACGGCCTTCTGGCCAACGAGGGGGCCAATGCCTCCAGCCTCTCGACGCTTCAGGTGGACAGTTCCGGCTTCATCTTCATCCCCTATGCGGGCCGTATCCGCGCGGCGGGCAACACGCCCGAGCAATTGCGCGAAGTCATCACCCGCAGCCTCGATGAGCAGACCCCCGATCCCCAAGTGATCGTGGTGCGCGAGGCCGGAAATGGCGCCACCGTCGTTGTGGCCGGGGATGTGGCCAGCCAAGGCATCTTCCCCATCGAACAACCCACGCGCACGTTGTCGGGCATGTTGGCCGCCGCCGGTGGCACATCCGTGAATGACGAGATTGCGCGCGTCACCGTTGTGCGGGGCGGGCATTCCGGCACCGTCTGGTACCAGGACATCTTCCGCGATCCCTCCATCGACATCGCCCTGCGCCCCGATGACCGCATCCTGGTCGAAGAAGACAGCCGCCGCTTTACCGCCCTCGGGGCCACGGGCGCACAGACCGTCGTGCCCTTCGACACGCAAGTGATCTCCGCCATCGACGCGATCGCCTCCGTCGGTGGCCTCAGCCCGACGCAGGCCGACCCGACCGGCGTCTTCATCCTGCGCAACGAGCCGGAGGAGCTGGCCGAGCTGGTGCTGGCGCGCAATGACCTCACCGGCACCCAGCGCATGATCTACGTGTTGGACCTGACCGCGCCCACCGGCATGTTCGAGGCGCGCGATTTCGTGATCCGCGATGGCGACACCGTTTACGTCACCTCCGCCCCCATCACGCAGTTCAACACCGCCATCTCGGCGCTGACCGGCACGCTCACCTCCGTGACCGGTGTGGGCGACGCGCTGCAAGGCACGTCGAACTGA
- a CDS encoding capsular polysaccharide biosynthesis protein has translation MGDPGRQPSRRAYHYNAGFLTNARVRRILTLAGYDLKLGKPDADDDVVVWGHSPYAPRGEAVAKATGAHLVRVEDAFLRSLHPGRSGEPPLGLVIDRTGIYFDASGPSDLETLLATHPFDDTALLNRSRDVIARMAEAKLSKYSATDPSLTAPDPGYVLLIDQTRGDASIELGQATPDSFAEALTWAREDHPDAQIIIKTHPETRDGHRAGHFDSAALPPNVTLDDRPIPLWQMFDNARAVYTVTSQAGFEAILAGHKPVTFGVPFYAGWGLTDDRRPTPARRQRVLTRAQLAAGALLLHPTWYDPYTDALGEAEDVIGALEAQARTWREDRGGYVAVGMRSWKRGHLKAFFGSQGKISFTDQPEQAAADGRGVMVWAGRETQELRAACDAAGVSLSLVEDGFLRSRGLGAELVPPLSLVLDHGGIYYDPSRPNRLEALIAAASDLPPARLDRAERLIQSLRRAGLTKYNLSGGTMPDLPEGKPVILVPGQVEDDASIRLGAGDVNTNEELLRTARRLNPQAFVIYKPHPDVEAGLRVGTLPDTARDLADHIAAETGAEALMSIADRVVTMTSAMGFEALIRGIPVTTLGAPFYAGWGLTSDLGPVPDRRTARPSLAALVHAALIDYPRYLDPVTGLPCPVEVAVTRLASGEGVPRKPSLRALAKLQGWFSSQSWLWRR, from the coding sequence ATGGGCGATCCCGGGCGACAGCCCTCGCGCCGGGCCTATCACTACAACGCGGGTTTTCTGACGAATGCCCGCGTCCGGCGCATCCTGACCCTTGCGGGCTATGACCTGAAACTCGGAAAACCCGATGCCGACGACGACGTGGTCGTTTGGGGTCATTCTCCCTACGCCCCGCGCGGGGAAGCGGTGGCCAAGGCCACGGGCGCGCATCTGGTCCGCGTGGAAGACGCCTTCCTGCGCTCGCTCCATCCCGGTCGGTCGGGGGAGCCGCCGCTCGGCCTCGTCATCGACCGGACCGGCATCTATTTCGACGCCAGCGGGCCGTCCGATCTTGAGACGCTGCTCGCAACGCATCCCTTTGACGACACGGCCCTTTTGAACCGCTCCCGCGACGTGATCGCCCGGATGGCCGAAGCAAAGCTGTCGAAATACTCCGCCACCGATCCGTCCCTGACGGCCCCCGATCCGGGCTATGTCCTGCTGATCGACCAGACCCGCGGCGATGCGTCCATCGAACTGGGCCAGGCCACGCCCGACAGCTTCGCGGAGGCGCTGACCTGGGCGCGGGAAGATCACCCCGACGCGCAGATCATCATCAAGACCCATCCCGAAACCCGCGACGGCCATCGCGCCGGGCATTTCGACTCTGCCGCCTTGCCGCCCAATGTCACGCTTGATGATCGGCCGATCCCGCTGTGGCAGATGTTCGATAATGCGCGCGCCGTCTACACCGTCACCTCCCAGGCGGGGTTCGAGGCGATCCTGGCCGGCCACAAGCCCGTCACGTTTGGTGTGCCGTTCTATGCCGGTTGGGGCCTGACCGACGACCGCCGCCCGACGCCCGCGCGCCGTCAACGGGTCCTGACCCGCGCGCAACTCGCCGCCGGGGCGCTGCTGCTCCACCCCACTTGGTATGATCCCTATACCGATGCGCTGGGGGAGGCGGAGGATGTGATCGGCGCGCTGGAGGCGCAAGCGCGCACGTGGCGGGAGGATCGCGGCGGCTATGTCGCCGTCGGCATGCGCAGCTGGAAACGCGGCCACCTCAAGGCGTTTTTCGGCAGCCAGGGCAAGATCAGCTTCACCGATCAGCCAGAACAGGCCGCCGCCGACGGACGTGGCGTCATGGTCTGGGCCGGGCGCGAGACGCAGGAGCTGCGCGCGGCCTGCGACGCCGCCGGTGTCAGCCTGTCGCTAGTGGAGGATGGCTTTCTGCGCTCCCGTGGATTGGGGGCGGAGCTTGTGCCGCCCCTGTCGCTTGTCCTGGATCACGGCGGCATCTACTACGATCCCTCCCGCCCCAATCGGCTGGAGGCGCTCATCGCCGCCGCCTCTGACCTGCCCCCCGCACGGCTGGACCGGGCCGAGCGCCTGATCCAGAGCCTGCGCCGCGCCGGGCTGACGAAATACAACCTCTCGGGCGGCACCATGCCCGATCTGCCGGAGGGTAAACCGGTCATCCTCGTCCCCGGTCAGGTGGAGGACGACGCCTCCATCCGGCTTGGCGCGGGCGATGTAAACACCAATGAGGAGCTTTTGCGCACCGCGCGGCGGCTCAACCCGCAGGCCTTCGTCATCTACAAACCTCACCCCGATGTGGAGGCTGGATTGCGCGTCGGCACGCTTCCCGACACTGCCCGTGACCTGGCCGATCACATCGCGGCTGAGACGGGGGCGGAGGCGCTTATGTCGATCGCCGACCGGGTCGTTACCATGACCTCCGCCATGGGGTTCGAGGCGTTGATCCGGGGCATTCCCGTCACCACGCTCGGCGCGCCGTTCTATGCCGGGTGGGGCCTGACGAGCGACCTTGGTCCGGTGCCGGACCGTCGCACGGCGCGGCCTTCGCTCGCCGCCCTCGTCCACGCCGCGCTGATCGACTACCCGCGATACCTTGACCCCGTGACCGGCCTGCCCTGCCCGGTGGAAGTGGCCGTAACCCGCCTCGCCTCGGGCGAGGGGGTTCCACGCAAACCGAGCCTGCGCGCCTTGGCGAAACTGCAAGGTTGGTTCAGCAGTCAAAGCTGGCTTTGGCGACGGTGA
- the ribD gene encoding bifunctional diaminohydroxyphosphoribosylaminopyrimidine deaminase/5-amino-6-(5-phosphoribosylamino)uracil reductase RibD: MSDRRWMALALGLGARGLGRVWPNPAVGCVLVRAGRVVGRGWTAPGGRPHAEIVALQQAGGAARGATAYVTLEPCNHQGQTGPCAQALIDAGVARVVVAMADPNPVAGGGLDRLRAAGIAVESGVLEAQAAEAHRGFVTRIQEGRPMVTLKLATSLDGRIATASGESQWITGPEARRRVHGMRMVHDAVLVGAGTARADDPSLTVRGMGAVAQPGRVVMSRRLGVSVESKLGRSARDVPVWMIHGPDAPKAARDAWHAAGARLFEVATGAGGQVEVGAAMQALGAAGLTRVFCEGGGSLAASLLGADLVDDLSVFSGGAMLGAEGVPAIGALGIAALAEAPRFTLRGVERVGADALAHWRRNPA, encoded by the coding sequence ATGTCGGACCGGCGCTGGATGGCTCTGGCGCTGGGTCTGGGCGCGCGCGGGCTTGGCCGGGTCTGGCCGAACCCGGCGGTGGGCTGCGTTCTGGTGCGCGCGGGCCGCGTGGTCGGGCGCGGCTGGACCGCACCGGGCGGCAGGCCGCACGCGGAAATCGTGGCATTGCAACAGGCCGGCGGCGCCGCGCGCGGCGCGACCGCCTATGTCACGCTGGAGCCGTGCAATCATCAAGGACAGACCGGGCCATGCGCGCAGGCCCTGATCGACGCGGGCGTGGCGCGGGTGGTCGTGGCGATGGCGGACCCGAACCCGGTGGCGGGTGGCGGGCTTGACCGGTTGCGCGCGGCGGGGATTGCGGTGGAGAGCGGGGTGCTGGAGGCGCAGGCGGCGGAGGCCCATCGCGGGTTCGTCACGCGCATCCAGGAGGGTCGCCCGATGGTGACGCTGAAACTCGCCACGTCCCTGGACGGGCGGATCGCGACGGCGTCGGGCGAGAGCCAGTGGATCACGGGACCGGAGGCGCGGCGGCGGGTTCACGGCATGAGGATGGTTCACGACGCGGTGCTGGTGGGGGCGGGCACGGCGCGGGCCGACGATCCCTCCCTCACCGTGCGGGGCATGGGGGCGGTGGCGCAGCCGGGGCGGGTGGTGATGTCCCGGCGGCTGGGTGTGTCGGTGGAGAGCAAGCTGGGGCGGTCGGCGCGGGACGTTCCGGTCTGGATGATCCACGGCCCCGACGCGCCTAAGGCGGCGCGCGATGCGTGGCACGCGGCGGGCGCGCGCCTGTTCGAGGTGGCGACCGGTGCAGGCGGTCAGGTGGAGGTCGGCGCGGCGATGCAGGCTCTGGGTGCGGCCGGGCTGACGCGGGTGTTCTGCGAAGGCGGCGGGTCGCTGGCCGCGTCGCTTCTGGGGGCCGATCTGGTTGATGACTTGAGCGTGTTTTCCGGCGGTGCGATGCTGGGGGCGGAAGGGGTGCCGGCCATCGGAGCGCTGGGGATCGCGGCCTTGGCGGAGGCCCCGCGTTTCACCTTGCGCGGGGTGGAACGGGTCGGAGCGGATGCCCTTGCCCATTGGCGGCGTAATCCGGCATAG
- the nrdR gene encoding transcriptional regulator NrdR yields the protein MRCPFCGNVDTQVKDSRPAEDHVAIRRRRFCPACAGRFTTYERVQLRDLVVIKSSGKREDFDRDKLERSIRIALQKRPVDPDRVDQMISGMVRRLESLGETDIQSKVIGEIVMERLAAIDTVAYVRFASVYKNFQATGDFEDFLSELRPPATEPES from the coding sequence ATGCGCTGCCCATTTTGCGGAAATGTAGACACCCAGGTTAAGGATTCGCGTCCCGCGGAGGATCACGTCGCGATCCGGCGGCGGCGGTTCTGCCCCGCCTGTGCGGGCCGGTTCACGACCTATGAGCGCGTGCAATTGCGCGATCTGGTGGTGATCAAATCCTCCGGGAAGCGGGAGGATTTCGACCGCGACAAGCTGGAACGCTCCATCCGGATCGCGTTGCAGAAGCGGCCCGTGGACCCCGACCGCGTCGATCAGATGATCTCTGGCATGGTGCGGCGGCTGGAAAGCCTGGGCGAGACGGACATTCAATCCAAGGTCATCGGTGAGATCGTGATGGAACGCCTGGCCGCGATTGACACCGTCGCATACGTGCGATTTGCGAGCGTTTACAAGAACTTCCAGGCCACCGGCGATTTCGAGGACTTCTTGTCGGAACTGCGCCCGCCCGCGACCGAACCCGAGAGCTGA
- a CDS encoding secondary thiamine-phosphate synthase enzyme YjbQ: MQTEFEISTRGPGLYEFTRDVARWVAGSGDGVLTLMVRHTSASLLIQENADPDVQVDLRHFFERFVPRGDDPSMGWLTHVAEGPDDMPAHIKASVLPVSLQIPVAGGRMRLGTWQGIYLFEHRDAPHSRRIAATFMAF; this comes from the coding sequence ATGCAGACGGAATTCGAGATCAGTACACGGGGGCCTGGATTGTACGAATTCACCCGCGACGTGGCGCGCTGGGTGGCCGGTTCGGGTGACGGGGTTTTGACGCTTATGGTGCGGCACACGTCAGCCTCGTTGCTGATCCAGGAGAATGCCGATCCGGACGTGCAGGTGGATTTGCGGCACTTCTTCGAGCGGTTCGTGCCGCGCGGTGATGATCCGTCGATGGGCTGGCTGACCCATGTGGCGGAGGGCCCCGACGACATGCCCGCCCACATCAAGGCGTCGGTCCTGCCGGTGTCGTTGCAGATCCCGGTGGCGGGCGGGCGGATGCGGCTGGGCACGTGGCAGGGGATTTACCTGTTCGAGCATCGCGACGCCCCGCATTCGCGCCGGATCGCGGCGACATTCATGGCGTTTTGA
- a CDS encoding DUF2161 domain-containing phosphodiesterase, protein MKESDLYPPVKTHLEALGFDVKAEIGAADVVGLRGDDMVVVELKRGFSLALFHQGIARLAVCDCVYVCVARGKGRPWLKSLRENVKLARRLGLGLMSVRMETGLVEIHCDPGPYAPRKVARRKRAMLREFERREGDPNLGGIRGARVTAYRQEATLCAEFLALAGEARGAEVAKSTGVARATTIMRDNHYGWFEKVTIGTYRLSDAGRSVASAG, encoded by the coding sequence ATGAAGGAAAGCGATCTGTATCCGCCGGTCAAGACCCACCTGGAGGCGCTGGGCTTCGACGTCAAGGCCGAGATCGGCGCGGCCGACGTGGTGGGGTTGCGCGGGGATGACATGGTGGTCGTGGAGTTGAAGCGGGGCTTTTCGCTGGCGCTGTTCCACCAGGGGATCGCCCGGCTGGCGGTCTGCGATTGCGTCTATGTCTGCGTGGCGCGCGGCAAGGGGCGGCCCTGGCTGAAATCCCTGCGCGAGAACGTGAAACTGGCCCGGCGGCTGGGCCTTGGGCTGATGAGCGTGCGGATGGAGACCGGGCTGGTGGAAATCCATTGCGATCCGGGACCCTATGCGCCGCGCAAGGTGGCCCGTCGCAAGCGCGCGATGCTGCGCGAGTTCGAGCGGCGCGAGGGCGATCCCAACCTCGGCGGCATCCGCGGCGCGCGGGTCACGGCCTACCGGCAGGAGGCGACGTTATGCGCGGAATTCCTTGCACTGGCGGGGGAGGCCAGGGGGGCTGAGGTGGCCAAGTCGACCGGCGTGGCACGGGCCACCACGATCATGCGCGACAACCATTACGGCTGGTTCGAGAAGGTCACGATCGGCACCTATCGGTTGAGTGACGCAGGCCGCAGCGTTGCGAGCGCGGGTTAA
- the rpmB gene encoding 50S ribosomal protein L28, translating to MSRVCELTGKGPMTGNNVSHANNKTKRRFLPNLSDVTLGSDILDRRFKLRISNAALRTVDHRGGLDAFMAKAKDAELSERALKIKKEIAKAQAEQA from the coding sequence ATGTCCCGCGTTTGCGAACTGACCGGCAAAGGCCCGATGACGGGCAACAACGTATCCCACGCCAACAACAAGACGAAGCGCCGCTTCCTGCCGAACCTGAGCGACGTGACCCTTGGCTCCGATATCCTGGATCGCCGATTCAAGCTGCGGATCTCCAACGCCGCCCTGCGCACGGTCGATCACCGCGGGGGCCTCGATGCCTTCATGGCGAAAGCCAAGGATGCGGAGTTGAGCGAACGCGCCCTGAAGATCAAGAAAGAGATCGCGAAGGCCCAGGCCGAACAGGCCTGA
- a CDS encoding copper chaperone PCu(A)C: MQLKSALLGAALAVLPALASAHMVIEDAYARAASPLAQTAAIYMSVRNHSDADDRMFRVESDAADRVEIHTHVQSDDGVMRMVELEDGISIPGGATHTLQPGGDHIMLLGLSEPLEQGDTFEMLVFFDVWVPMIVTVTVDNEAVNAMVGHGDGDGGIDMDGDAGADHSGHGSSDG; the protein is encoded by the coding sequence ATGCAGCTCAAATCCGCCCTTCTGGGCGCGGCCCTTGCCGTGCTCCCCGCCCTCGCCTCCGCCCATATGGTGATCGAGGATGCCTATGCCCGCGCCGCCAGCCCGCTGGCGCAGACCGCAGCCATCTACATGTCTGTCCGCAATCACTCGGACGCGGATGATCGCATGTTCCGCGTCGAAAGCGATGCGGCCGACAGGGTGGAAATCCACACCCATGTGCAGTCCGATGATGGCGTCATGCGCATGGTCGAACTGGAGGACGGTATCTCCATCCCCGGTGGCGCAACCCACACCCTGCAACCGGGCGGGGATCATATCATGCTGCTCGGCCTGTCCGAACCACTGGAGCAGGGCGATACGTTCGAGATGCTGGTCTTCTTCGACGTCTGGGTTCCGATGATCGTGACCGTCACCGTCGACAACGAGGCAGTGAATGCTATGGTCGGTCACGGCGACGGTGATGGCGGGATAGACATGGATGGCGATGCCGGGGCCGACCATTCCGGCCACGGATCCTCTGACGGTTGA
- a CDS encoding NAD-dependent deacylase, which produces MAVDPSRIVVLTGAGVSAESGLGTFRDKDGLWTKYDLAEVATPEGFAADPAKVHAFYNARRRNALEAAPNAAHVALARLGAAGAVIVTQNVDDLHERAGARDVIHMHGELMRGLCAACGATWAQQGDMEPGDACPDCGKGPCRPDIVWFGEFPYHMERIAEAIAACDLFVAIGTSGEVYPAAGFVEEARRAGARTLEINLEATGGRFDARLIGPATDVVPGWVATVMDGRG; this is translated from the coding sequence GTGGCCGTTGATCCGTCCCGCATCGTCGTGCTGACCGGGGCCGGGGTGTCGGCGGAATCCGGGCTGGGCACGTTCCGCGACAAGGACGGGCTTTGGACGAAATACGATCTGGCGGAGGTGGCCACGCCGGAAGGCTTCGCCGCCGATCCCGCCAAGGTTCATGCGTTCTACAATGCCAGGCGGCGCAACGCCCTGGAGGCTGCGCCGAATGCCGCCCATGTTGCATTGGCGCGGTTGGGCGCGGCGGGGGCCGTGATCGTGACCCAGAACGTCGATGACCTGCACGAGCGCGCCGGGGCGCGGGATGTGATCCACATGCACGGGGAGTTGATGCGCGGGCTATGTGCCGCGTGCGGGGCGACATGGGCGCAACAAGGCGATATGGAGCCGGGCGATGCCTGCCCCGATTGCGGCAAGGGCCCCTGCCGCCCCGACATCGTCTGGTTCGGCGAATTCCCCTATCACATGGAGCGCATCGCGGAGGCGATTGCCGCATGTGACCTGTTCGTGGCCATCGGCACCTCGGGGGAGGTCTACCCGGCGGCGGGCTTCGTGGAGGAGGCACGGAGGGCGGGGGCGCGGACGCTGGAGATCAATCTGGAGGCCACCGGCGGGCGGTTCGACGCGCGCTTGATCGGACCGGCGACGGACGTGGTGCCGGGCTGGGTTGCGACGGTGATGGATGGGCGCGGGTGA
- a CDS encoding low molecular weight protein-tyrosine-phosphatase, which produces MTHSIFVVCLGNICRSPTAEAVLRAHFPDLRIDSAGTGDWHVGKPPYPPAIEAASARGYNLSDQRARQITRADFNDFDLILAMDESNLVDLREIAPDNARIELFRAPMGGGAVPDPYYTGDFDGALDLIEEAAAAWAKALTAP; this is translated from the coding sequence ATGACCCACTCTATCTTCGTTGTCTGTCTCGGCAATATCTGCCGCTCTCCCACCGCGGAAGCCGTGTTGCGCGCGCATTTTCCCGACCTGCGGATCGACAGCGCCGGAACCGGGGACTGGCATGTCGGCAAGCCCCCCTATCCGCCGGCGATCGAGGCCGCGTCCGCCCGTGGCTACAACCTGAGCGATCAACGTGCGCGCCAGATCACGCGCGCGGATTTCAACGATTTCGACCTGATCCTCGCCATGGACGAGTCCAACCTCGTCGACTTGCGAGAGATTGCGCCCGACAACGCCCGGATCGAACTGTTTCGCGCGCCAATGGGCGGCGGTGCGGTGCCGGATCCGTATTACACGGGCGATTTCGACGGCGCGCTCGACCTGATCGAAGAGGCGGCGGCGGCTTGGGCCAAGGCCCTCACGGCGCCGTAA
- a CDS encoding 1-acyl-sn-glycerol-3-phosphate acyltransferase, with translation MSDLASLPRRIAARAVGHALAFVARFITAVRADWRGIEPVAKQRVYYANHVSNGDMPMIWTVLPGHMRRQTRPVAAADYWLKNRLRAFVGPEVFNCVLIDRRPEAREEDPMAKINQALSEGSSLIIFPEGNRNMTDDPLLPFRAGLYNMGRAHPEVDLVPTWVANLNEIMPKGEIIPLPLICTVTFGAPIHVAEGEDKDTFLKRAADALVALAPEGRYELTSPEGRYELASPEGRDQSAPPEKRDPDQGAPAP, from the coding sequence ATGTCTGACCTTGCGTCACTTCCCCGCCGCATCGCGGCCCGCGCCGTCGGCCACGCGCTGGCCTTCGTGGCGCGCTTCATCACCGCCGTGCGCGCCGATTGGCGCGGGATCGAACCGGTGGCCAAGCAACGCGTCTATTACGCCAACCATGTCTCCAACGGCGACATGCCGATGATCTGGACGGTCCTGCCCGGCCACATGCGCCGCCAGACGCGTCCCGTCGCCGCCGCCGATTACTGGCTCAAGAACAGGCTGCGCGCCTTTGTTGGCCCGGAAGTCTTCAACTGCGTCCTCATCGACCGCCGCCCCGAGGCGCGGGAGGAGGACCCGATGGCCAAGATCAACCAGGCGCTATCCGAAGGCTCCTCCCTCATCATCTTCCCCGAGGGCAATCGAAACATGACCGACGACCCCCTGCTGCCCTTCCGCGCCGGGCTCTACAACATGGGCCGCGCCCATCCGGAGGTCGATCTGGTCCCCACCTGGGTCGCCAACCTCAACGAGATCATGCCCAAGGGAGAGATCATTCCCCTGCCGCTCATCTGCACCGTCACCTTCGGCGCGCCGATCCATGTGGCGGAGGGGGAGGACAAGGACACGTTCCTCAAACGGGCCGCCGACGCGCTCGTGGCTCTCGCCCCGGAGGGGCGGTACGAACTTACTTCTCCGGAGGGGCGGTACGAGCTGGCTTCCCCGGAGGGGCGGGATCAAAGCGCACCACCCGAGAAACGCGACCCAGACCAGGGGGCACCCGCCCCATGA